The Fusobacterium necrophorum subsp. necrophorum genome includes the window GGAAAAATATTTACGATAGATAGATTTGCGACGAAAGGGACTTTTTCACTTAAAGCCTTTGACGATTCTATCTATCTAAATCGGAATCGATTTGTGAAGAATATATACAACCAAACCCCGAGTCAAATTTTGAAAATGATTTGCGGGGAATTAGGTTTGACCGTGGGGAAATTTCCTCCGGATAAAGTAAAATGCTCTTTTCCGGCAATTGATAAATCCGGATATGAGATTATCTTGCAAGCTTACACGATTCAGCATAAGAAAGATAAGCAGATTTATTCAGTTGTTTGCAACGACGGGAAAATTGAGATTGCTCATCAAGGGATTATTTTAGAAGATGTGAAATTGGATAGCCGGAATGACATTCAGGAAGCTCAATATAGCCAATCGATTGAGGATATGATAAATCAGATTATTATTTACAAAACTGACAAGGAAAAACTACAGATCTTGGATAAAGTGTCAAACGATTCAGATAAAAAGAAATATGGAGTATTTCAGAATGTCATGGAGTATTCGGAAGATGTGAATAATATTTATGACGCAAGAGAAATGTTGCGAGGACTTGAAAATAAGGCAAACATCACAGTGATTGGAGATGTGAACTTGCAGTCTGGATATATGGTAGCGGTAGAAGAACATCGAACCAGGCTGATAGGAACATTTCTTATTGAACGGGATACCCATATTGTTGAAAACGGTAATTATTACACGAACTTAGAGTTATCTTTTGAAAATAAAATGGATAAAGTAGAGTTCGAGGAATATAAGAAAAAGAAAGAACAAAAGAAGAAAAAAGGGAAGAAACAAAAAAAACAGAAAAAAGTATGGTCTTTGAAAGAAGGAGAAGGGTGGGTGAATAAAAAATGAATCAGCTTATAGATTTAATTATTGAAAATGCGAATCGCTCCACCTCAAAAACTTTAATCGTTGCGAAAGTCATTTCCCCACCTCCTGCCTTGAAATTGAAATTCGCAGAGCAGGAAATTATGCCGGAGCAGATTTACTGCAGTAACTATTTATTGCCATATTATCATAGAGATTATAAGATAGACGGTGTTATCGATGAGATTAAAATCGATGTCGATTCCTATGACTACACAAACACGACTAGCGACTTGTCTGGAGATAAAATTATTCCTTTGCAAGGAAGCGGGAAGTTTGAAGGAAATGGAACTTATAAATCACACAAGGATATTTGGTTTGAGGACACTTTGAAAGTTGGAGATGAGGTGTTAGTGGCAATTGTAGGGGTGTTTTATGTTGTTATTAGCAAAATTACAAAAATGCCGAATAAGGCGATTGAGGGGGTGTAGATGGACCGCAATTTTGATTTATTTATAACAAAGCAACAAGAGGTGGTATCCGGGACGGAGCTGCCTCTTTTTTGTGAGTACGCAATTGATTTTGAATCCGGTCAACCTCTTTATGAAAATGAGGATATTGTAACACTGACCGGGAATGAGGCTTTAAAAGTTTGGATTTTTAGGGCACTAAAAACGGAAAGAAATAGATATGCGATACACTCGGAACATTTCGGGAGTGATCTTCGAGAACACATCGGGACGATTTACAATGAATCTATTAAGCAAGTGCTTATGCAGGAACAAATAAAAGATTGCTTGCTCGTAAATCCTTATCTGACAAATGTTTATAACTTCTCTTTCGAAAAACAGGAGAATGACGTGAAAATAACATTTTCGGTCGATACAGTGTATGGAACTTTAGAGCAGGAGGTGCAACTTGGATATTAAAAATAAAACAGAAGTGAGAAATGAATTTTTAGATTCTTTAGAAAATTCACTCTCTAAGATGGAAGGGTCTTATAACTTCGACATCGCCTCCGGAGTCGGAGCAGTGGGGCAAAATTTAT containing:
- a CDS encoding DUF2634 domain-containing protein, with protein sequence MDRNFDLFITKQQEVVSGTELPLFCEYAIDFESGQPLYENEDIVTLTGNEALKVWIFRALKTERNRYAIHSEHFGSDLREHIGTIYNESIKQVLMQEQIKDCLLVNPYLTNVYNFSFEKQENDVKITFSVDTVYGTLEQEVQLGY
- a CDS encoding DUF2577 family protein, with the translated sequence MNQLIDLIIENANRSTSKTLIVAKVISPPPALKLKFAEQEIMPEQIYCSNYLLPYYHRDYKIDGVIDEIKIDVDSYDYTNTTSDLSGDKIIPLQGSGKFEGNGTYKSHKDIWFEDTLKVGDEVLVAIVGVFYVVISKITKMPNKAIEGV